In a single window of the Spodoptera frugiperda isolate SF20-4 chromosome 19, AGI-APGP_CSIRO_Sfru_2.0, whole genome shotgun sequence genome:
- the LOC118281131 gene encoding uncharacterized protein LOC118281131, whose product MQAVSKNKLSELQTIITRMPLEVFCVTALPEFGVRWRELSKAVRNARLPMQPASVARVLCRHVSKALTADEIEDIVARLRLKLVATQPRTWHVIRLSEKTTEEPVTLTMRAVPGRITQALRKSKKTMRPEVQTVLLGDMLYLSIQLVSEHKSGSALYVATPPGEPVALVSSVNMVGLIKATVEGLGYKSYEIADLHGRDIPSLLRINDRAWNTNADHLAEIPEYAPTPIITETGIDYTYKAYDENYVENILGPNPPKITDLTIKTSKSFFDRSRLDKNINITINIKTEDLAKSLKSWVSKGAIAPTSDLIKIFHQIKSNKISYTREDD is encoded by the exons ATGCAGGCCGTCTCCAAAAATA AGCTATCAGAACTCCAAACTATAATAACTCGGATGCCACTAGAAGTGTTCTGTGTGACTGCACTCCCTGAGTTCGGTGTCCGATGGAGAGAACTATCGAAGGCTGTGCGCAATGCACGGTTACCGATGCAGCCGGCCAGTGTAGCCAGGGTACTGTGCAGACATGTGTCCAAGGCATTAACGGCAGATGAGATTGAAGATATTGTTGCGAGGTTGCGGTTGAAAT TGGTAGCCACCCAGCCTCGCACGTGGCACGTGATAAGGCTCTCGGAGAAGACCACAGAGGAACCAGTCACTCTGACGATGAGGGCCGTGCCAGGGAGGATCACACAGGCCTTGAGGAAGAGTAAGAAGACTATGAGGCCGGAG GTACAAACAGTACTGCTAGGCGACATGCTATACCTCAGTATACAACTGGTGTCGGAACACAAGTCGGGCTCCGCCCTCTACGTGGCGACGCCTCCAGGGGAGCCCGTCGCGTTGGTCTCTAGCGTCAACATGGTTGGACTTATTAAGGCTACCGTGGAAG GTCTAGGCTACAAATCCTACGAGATAGCAGACCTCCACGGCCGTGACATCCCATCGCTGCTTCGAATAAATGACCGTGCATGGAATACAAACGCTGACCATCTAGCAGAAATACCGGAATACGCGCCAACACCAATAATCACTGAAACTGGTATAGACTATACATACAAAGCCTACGATGAAAACTACGTTGAAAACATCCTTGGACCGAACCCACCTAAAATAACAGATCTAActataaaaacttcaaaatcTTTCTTCGATAGGAGTCGCTTAGAcaagaatattaatattactattaatattaagaCTGAAGATCTAGCTAAGTCTCTAAAATCTTGGGTTTCGAAAGGTGCTATAGCTCCTACGTCCGATTTGATTAAGATATTTCATCAAATTAAGTCTAATAAGATTAGTTATACTAGGGAGGATGATTGA